Proteins from a single region of Shinella zoogloeoides:
- a CDS encoding phospholipase D-like domain-containing protein, producing the protein MFETLSAYWPHILVALSIVLGVPAAIHATMTKEEVRAAIGWVGVIVLSPVVGPLIYAVGGVNRIRRKTLNLSREGLLAAGWHHMAEYDVSNEHVQVAYGGALAAMQRLGDAVGRCKLTSGNRIALLSTGDEAYAAMLAAIDAAERSILMETYIFDRDGAGERFVAALSAAVARGVAVRVLIDAVGARYSIPSIVSELKKANVPVDVFNGNIVMGLRLPYANLRTHRKILIVDGSVAFTGGLNIRAGFCTEFSGEAAALDTHFRLTGPVVSDLFRIAYEDWRFSGGDDLSGEAWQIAPPPDAPDSGMLARVVPSGPDKSLETNHRMLMGAVSVAKRHIRIMSPYFLPDRELISAIVTAARRGVEIDIVVPSANNLKLVDLAMTAQFDQLLKYGCRIWRASGAFNHSKLTVVDGAWSYVGSSNIDPRSLRLNFEVDIEVVDPDFADLIGNRIDAALSQAEEVKLEDLQARPFAQRLVERVTWLGSPYL; encoded by the coding sequence ATGTTTGAGACGCTCTCCGCCTACTGGCCGCATATCCTCGTCGCCCTGTCGATTGTCCTCGGCGTGCCGGCCGCCATCCACGCGACCATGACGAAGGAAGAGGTGCGGGCCGCCATCGGCTGGGTCGGCGTCATCGTGCTGTCGCCGGTCGTCGGCCCGCTCATCTATGCCGTCGGCGGCGTGAACCGCATCCGCCGCAAGACGCTGAACCTCAGCCGCGAAGGCTTGCTCGCCGCCGGCTGGCACCATATGGCGGAATACGACGTCTCCAACGAGCATGTGCAGGTGGCCTATGGCGGGGCGCTCGCCGCCATGCAGCGCCTTGGCGATGCCGTCGGCCGCTGCAAGCTCACTTCCGGCAACCGCATCGCGCTGCTTTCGACCGGCGACGAGGCCTATGCCGCCATGCTCGCCGCCATCGACGCCGCCGAGCGCTCCATCCTTATGGAAACCTATATCTTCGACCGCGACGGCGCAGGCGAGCGTTTCGTGGCGGCGCTTTCGGCGGCCGTCGCGCGCGGCGTGGCGGTGCGGGTGCTGATCGATGCGGTGGGCGCGCGTTATTCCATTCCGTCCATCGTCTCGGAACTGAAAAAAGCGAACGTGCCGGTCGATGTCTTCAACGGCAATATCGTCATGGGCCTGCGCTTGCCCTATGCGAACCTGCGCACCCACCGCAAGATCCTCATCGTCGACGGAAGCGTCGCCTTTACCGGCGGGCTCAACATCCGCGCCGGCTTCTGCACGGAATTCTCCGGCGAGGCGGCGGCGCTCGACACCCATTTCCGCCTCACCGGCCCCGTCGTCAGCGACCTCTTCCGCATCGCCTACGAGGATTGGCGCTTTTCCGGCGGCGACGACCTCTCGGGCGAGGCCTGGCAGATCGCCCCGCCGCCGGATGCGCCCGACAGCGGCATGCTCGCCCGCGTCGTGCCCTCCGGGCCGGACAAGAGCCTTGAGACCAACCACCGCATGCTGATGGGCGCGGTCTCCGTCGCCAAGCGGCATATCCGCATCATGTCGCCCTATTTCCTGCCGGACCGCGAGCTGATCAGCGCCATCGTCACCGCCGCGCGGCGCGGGGTGGAGATCGACATCGTCGTGCCCTCCGCCAACAACCTGAAGCTCGTCGACCTCGCCATGACCGCGCAGTTCGACCAGCTCCTGAAATATGGCTGCCGCATCTGGCGCGCCTCGGGGGCGTTCAACCACTCCAAGCTTACGGTCGTCGACGGCGCATGGTCCTATGTCGGCTCGTCGAATATCGACCCGCGCTCACTGCGGCTGAATTTCGAGGTGGATATCGAGGTGGTGGACCCGGATTTCGCCGATCTCATCGGCAACCGCATCGACGCCGCGCTTTCGCAGGCGGAGGAAGTGAAGCTCGAAGACCTCCAGGCGCGGCCCTTCGCCCAGCGGCTCGTCGAGCGCGTCACATGGCTTGGCTCACCCTATCTGTAG